A genomic segment from Nodosilinea sp. FACHB-141 encodes:
- a CDS encoding HAD family hydrolase has protein sequence MIDINIPGFRHLQLSDLVLDYNGTLATDGRLIPQVGETLAAIAEALQIHVITADTFGLAQDELAGLPLSLTIAPPENQAETKLAYVSDLGTERVVAIGNGRNDGQMLKAAALGIALVQSEGGAVETLVSADVVSTSILDALELLRQPRRLVATLRS, from the coding sequence ATGATCGACATCAACATCCCCGGCTTTCGCCATCTTCAGCTGTCTGATCTCGTTTTAGACTACAACGGCACTCTGGCCACAGACGGTCGCCTCATTCCCCAGGTGGGCGAAACCCTCGCGGCGATCGCTGAGGCGTTGCAGATTCACGTGATTACCGCCGACACTTTTGGGCTGGCCCAAGACGAACTGGCGGGTCTGCCCCTCAGTCTGACCATTGCCCCACCCGAAAATCAGGCCGAAACCAAGCTGGCCTACGTTAGCGATCTGGGCACCGAGCGGGTAGTGGCGATCGGCAACGGCCGCAATGACGGCCAAATGCTCAAGGCCGCCGCCCTGGGTATTGCCCTGGTGCAGTCCGAAGGGGGCGCGGTTGAAACCCTGGTTTCGGCCGACGTTGTCTCCACCAGCATTCTGGACGCCCTGGAGCTGCTGCGTCAGCCTCGGCGACTGGTGGCTAC